The Tursiops truncatus isolate mTurTru1 chromosome 16, mTurTru1.mat.Y, whole genome shotgun sequence genome contains the following window.
TCAGCCTGAAGCAGCTTGGGTCCGCTTGCATGAGAATGAAGCCAATTccaagagatggagacagagtcTGCTGTCACTTGTATCCAACAAAGCTTGAAGCTGTACATGTAGTTTTCAGTTAGACGAACCAATGTACTTCCTATTTTCTTAAGCCAACTGTATTTGGCTTAAGACATTTGAAGGTAAAATTTCCTGACTAGACCACTGGGATTTGGCATGTGGCACTTAGCAAAGAAATCAGGACTGGGAAAGGTGTTGGGCAATTATAGCTGAAGCTGTGGATGTGACCTAGAGAGTGAAGGGAGAAGAGGACCATGGACAGAATCATGGGGTGAGCCAATATGTGGGCGCTGGTACAGAAATACATTTAGAAACACTTGTAAATACCTTCGCAGTTATAAACAAACAAGTAATACTAGGACCCTTGTTATAAAGTGCTAATGCTTGTAGCAAATTGAGAAAAGTTTTAAGACAGTTAAAAACACCAtgctagttttgtttttctgttttttatttctacaaaaagCTACTGAGACATGATTAGATGTTTTGGAAGCATTTTTCAAAACCAGGGAAAATAGATGTTTCTCTCAGGACAGTTCCCAGGAAGGCATACTCTATTCAAATGCCACTGGGCTGCCTGGCATTAGTGCCAGCCCCCTCCTCACTTCAGGAAGTACAGTAATCAACAAGTAGTTTGGGATATTTTCCCGTTGTGACTTGTGGTCTTTAGTTCATTTAACCCATTTCCCCAGTGATGCTGAATTCCTAATGAATATTTAAATGACTGGaacattttaaagacaagaaTCAGTCAAGCCTTGGAGCAAGATCACCGGCTGCTCTGAGCCTCCTTTGGTGTTATTTAGGCTCTTACTTAATTTTGGTGAACTTTGAAATTCGTTGCACAAGCCTGGTTTATTTTATATGACACTTTAACTAGATTATTGTTGTCATCCATTGTTGTTGAAGTAGACTCAAAGGAGGTCGGTTTGgggaaaattacaaaaatagcTCTAGTCTCATTCCAACAATGGGAGGGGGTGGAGCTGGAATGCTTAGGTTTAGGATGAGGGTTTAGCCCATAGAGGAGGGTTCAGCTTCCAGACTCAGCCACCTCTCAGCTGTGTGAGAGAGCCTGGTTGAGTCCCTCACCTCCTCTGAGACTCAGTCTTCCCCCCCAGTAAGAGAAAATACTGTGAAGGGCTGTATAAGAGTCTTTTGAGGATGAGATGAGATCAGGTACATCAGGAGGTCAGAACAGTGTATGGCAGTTAGCAAGGGCTCAATAATTGATAGATGTCAGTAAAGGAGCtcagtttttgccttttcttattttttatcgTATACTAATAAAACAGCAagtactcattttttaaaaatcaaataacatagaagtatataaagtaaaaaggaaagtTCCCCTCCTATCTATGTGCCTTGATCGcaggtgaccctgggcaagatTCCTGACATATTTTTACTTGTGCAAATGTGTACACACACTATACACAGACCGCACAATTGTTCACATGTATATGATGTGGACATCTTTACAAAACCAGCACctataaatagatatagatagtatctcattctttttaaagttgtTCAAATAGTTCGGAGAGAGGAGGTAACTGACTTTTGTTGGTAAcgtttttatatatgtataattcacatgtcatacaattcactcattttaaagtgtacaattcaattgtttttggtatattcacGGACTTGTatagccatcaccacaatcaattacaggacattttcatcatgtcaaaaagaaaccccatagtCTATCAGCCCTTCAATTCTCCACCCACTTAGCCCCCCGAGTCTGATGCAACCATTAACCTGCTTTCTATCCCTATTTGCTTatttggacatttcatacaaattgaatcatataatatgtggtattttataattggcttacttcacttagcataaatgtTTTGAAGTTTCTTCCAAGTTGTAGCATgtaccagtacttcattcctttttatgaccaaacaatattccattgtatggatacatcacattttgtttatccacttatcagttgatggacatttgggttgtttccaacttttggctattatgagtaaatGTTATGAATATTCATGTGCAACTTTTTTGTCAACATATGTTTTCATTGCTCTtgggagaggaattgctgggtagctctgtgttttaattttttaggaactgttttccaaagtagctgcaccactttactttcccaccaacagggtatgAGTGTTCTGATTTCTCTATATCCATACCAAAACTtgttgactttttgataatagccacccTAATGCGTGTGaatgatacttcactgtagttttgatttccatttccctgatgactaatggtgttgagcatcttttcatatgcttgtgtcagccatttgtatatctttgaagaggtgtctatttagatcctttctccattttaaaattgggttacttggtttcttttattattgaattgtaagaattctgtatgtattctagatacgtgtttttggtgtcatatctaagaaaccattgccttaTCCAGGGtcatgtgttttcttctaagagttttatagtttttggctCTTACATATGTGTCTTTcatctattttgagttatttttgtatacagtgtgaaGTCAGGatcaaacttcattcttttgcttgtgctGTCCTGTTGTCCTAGCACCATCTCCTGAGGTAACTAATTTTTGGATCTTCCTCCGTATACTGAATTCTCTCTTTAGTTCAGAGAGTCTTTCAGGTGATTCTTGTTTCTTGTGTTGTCAACAGCCCTCTGCTCTGCTGTGATCTGGTTTCTCTGTCAGTCTAAACCCgactgctttatttttaaaatgttatttatgtgatttttatttaatgttattatataataaaatatatacaaatttaaatttacatacaaatttaaaaggtaaaaagggTGTCTAGTGAAGCAGTTTCCCTCTCACTGCTGTCCCTCTGCTACCCCAAGCGTGTTTCTTGGAATTTTATGCAGATtcaatgtatatacatatatcctttctcttttttttcacaaATTGTAATAGTATGTACTTTTCTGAGTCATATTTTTCATGCTTCTTTGTACTTAAATAATATATCTTGGTGACTGTTTCATAACAGTGCTCCAAAAATATCTCTCGGTCTTTTTACAGGATGCACAGGTTTCCACTGCTTGAATGAACTGTGGTTTATTTAACCGATCCCTTGTTAGTGGATATGAGGCAGCTTCCAATCTTTTCTTATTACGAGACATGCTGTAAAGAATTTTTGTACATGTAGAAATTTGTATTTGCAGATGTATATCTTCAGGATAAGAGGAATCTATTGAATCAAAAGATAtatggtttgggcttccctggtggtgcagtggttgagagtccgcttgccgatgcagaggacacgggttcgtgctccggtccgggaggatcccacatgccgcggagcggctgggcccgtgagccatggccgctgagcctgcgcgtccggagcctgtgctccgcaacgggagaggccacaacagtgagaggcccgtgtactgcaaaaaaaaaaaaaagatatatggtTTAAATTTTTGACAAATATTGCCAGATACCTCTGCAGACATTTTATCAATTTACACTGCTGCCAGCAACGCATGAGTGTCTATTtcctgcatccttgccaacatgcAATGCTATCTCATTTTTTTGATTTAATATCTCATGTTTGATTTGCATTGATCTTATTATGAGTGAGGTTAAACATCTTTTCCTTGTTAAGGaccatttatatttccttttttttttgcggtacgcgggcctctcactgttgcggcctctcccgttgcggagcacaggctccggacgctcaggctcagcggccatggctcacgggcccagccgctccatgtgggatcttcccggaccggggcacgaacccgtgtcccctgcatcggcaggaggactctcaaccactgcgccaccagggaagccccagggagaTATCTTTTTAAGAAGACGTAagacagagggaagcagaggagaagGATGAGGGCATGTTTCTGTAGACCAAAAAATGATTACATTTCCAAAGACAAAGCTCTTCTTAATCAATGACAGAGAAGAACTAGGTTATATAGACAGATGACTTCTATGCCgaattcttgattttattttaaatgtttatttgaaaaataccCGCCTcccggacacacacacacacacacacacacactctcacactcaTATGCAAAGTAAAAATCAATTCCACCAATGAGAACATTTacgaaaaggaagaaatgagagtCCTGCAGGCCTCCTCCCTCCACTCACCCCACCCACCTCTCCAAGCCTACAGCCCAGAGGTAACCCTGGGGCTTTTTCCAGTAGTGCTGATTCATACATCATTTCATTCTGATCTAACTTGGAACACAGCACCCTGGGCACAGGATCTCCCAGAAGCCTTCTGCACTCGGTTTTTTCTTAGAACCGTGTGCAACCTCCCCTTACCAGCCCTTCTGCTCTGGCCGTGGGGGAAAGGAGAGCAGGTTGGGTGTATGGGGGCGCTGTTCTGAGACAAAATACAGGCCAAGGTGGAGAGTGTGTCAGAGGAGGGCAAGGTGGCTGCAGGGTGGACCCTTTGTACCGGTTAACATTGGGGTCCTGGAGCCTGAGGAGCTGAAGTTACCGCACCAAATGTAGATGGGAAAGCCTGCAATTGTATATCCCAGCAGAAAAGCTTTTGGCAATGAAAGTAGGAAGCACCATTCAAGCAGGAAGAAATTTCCCTGGTTCAAGATAGAACGCTTAGACAGTCAGCAAATGTTTTGGTCACATGGGAAGAGGTTCAACATAAAAGGTtaagtttaaaagaaagataCGTAATTGGATACATACGGCATGATCCCAAATTGGTGAAATCCATTTCTATGTATGTCTAGCTCTTAACGAACATTCAGATATGAATGGAAGAAACCCCAActgaaataaaccaaaatgttaTCAAATTTATACTTTATCTTTacctgtattttttcattttactgtaaTGAAAATGTACTTCTTTTGTAGTGAAATGTTTGTACGAAAGCAAATAATAACTTAAACTGATCTTTGAGAAAAAGGGACTAAATCCAGGGTTACTAAAAACGTGTGAAAACCAGCACCAGACACCGGGAAGAAGATTTGTTTTTAGCCTCAGGTTCTCAGCAAAGATGATTAAATATTTCCAGCATCCTAAGTGATTCGTAATCTCTGAATGAAATCTGATAAAGTGGAACTTGGgctgaaaatgaaaattctatcCCCTATTTCATCACGTGCGGGAAAGAACTTGGCTAAGTGGTTTCATGGAGCACCAGATAGATGCCTTTGCAGTTCTGGGGCACAGGGGGGTTTGAGGTTCCCTGGAGCAAAGGGAAGGATGGCTCCCCAGGTGCAGTGAGGCTGCAGGTAGCAGGGTGGCCCCGCATCCCTGCAGGCTGTGCACCCAGAGCCAGCCGCTGCCTGTCACAGGCCCTGCAAGCCGTTCTCTTTCAACACAGCGCCTGGAGTCTTCTGTGAAGGAATCCAGCTTTCTTCTGTGATGCCTTCTTACCATGACCTCACAGTTAACATCATTAGATCAATACCTGcatttctcccctctcctttACTCTACAGCTAAGAATGCATGCTACAGTTCGGTGCAAAGatcctgaaaagaaaatgaacgtCATTTTGACATGGCTGAGGTTGACACTGACCACAgctaaaacactttttaaacacCGCTGGCTGTGTTTTCCTCCAAATGAGACAGGGAGCCACTTTCCCCTTCTGTCCCGGCCTCTTTCGGGCCCTCGTCAGACCAGCCTGTTGGATTGGCTAATGCAAAAGAATGCAGATCATTTTCTTGTgatctggaaaataaataaagatttatttgaaagaaaataaatgaagatttgTCGTTAGgtaattatatattacaatgttaAATATTATTCTGTTGGGAGCAAGAAGTAAACCTGTAAGAATAGACAGGTTTCCAAATACTGACATTAACTCCTGGTTCAGATTTTCAAAGCCCACtattctccctcccaccacccccctcctGCCTTATCCTTAATTCTACCTCCTCCTAGCTCTCCACTGCTATACAGTGGAATCTCTGATGCTTCTGGCAACTTTGCGTTATTAGCAAGGGATGGCGCTTTGTTATTAgattgcattttatttccttcaagctCAATGTGTACCTGATATTGGAGGGCTCTCCCTATGGGTTGAGATTGAGAGATGCTGCAGATGGTGTGGTTTTATTACTTTTGCGGGCCCCGTTTCCTTGCAGCCAGGTGAGAAACCTGGCTGTGCAGGCTGAAGGACAGGGTGCGTTGCCTTGCCTGAGCCCAGCATCCACGGCCCGGAATGGCCGCTTTTGCTTGTACTGCAGAATGGCGGGAGGCACCTGCTCTTCTGCTGACTTCAGATGCCTGTTCCAATGAAGAGATCAGTAGGCATTTAGTACAGCTCTCCTGGCCTCTTTGCACCATGGGTCTAGTTTACCATCGCCTCCTGGGGAAAtaggtataattttcttttagccAGCTTTATATACCATGTCACGTTATATAAGACAAACATACGGCTTCCACTAGGAGAGCATTTCCAAAGGTCCCAGCCTTTGTAGAGTATTAGTGGATTGGGAAAGCTTTTACATTGAGCATACCGTGAGGCATGCATGATGCCAGCCTGCTGAGCCAGAAGCTCTCTGAGGCAAAGAAATCCATAGAACGTAGCTGATGATGCCACACACTGCCGGCATATCAACTCTGATCGTCTTAGCTAGCCTAGATAGAATaatcaaacagaacaaaaaccatTTTCaaggtaaataataataaaacacacattattaaaatgaaaaactactaAACAGCCTATTCTCCCTAAATGTGCACAGTCCCATTTGACGTCTAGAGctaaaacttcattttctttccatcccTCTTCTGTTTCCAGCGTTCTGGGAAGAAGCCCAGAGCATCAAGCACTTTACTGTGTATGGTTTAGGATGCGCTCATTCATGTGCCATAGAGCATGGGGCTTTGAGTAAGAATTTAAAACTCAGAAAGAAACCCACTTTGAATATGGGCAGGACACATCGACCACTTCAACTAGAAATGGAAATGCCCCAGAGAAGGCAAAATGCTGGTGGGAAGGGCTTCCCAAACTCCAAGTCTTTGATGTTGCAGTGGAAGACAACTTCTCCATTCACCACGAGTTCCACCACATTCCAGTCTTCTATCTTCTCTAGGATGGCCTGGTGTCCATCTTTAGCCAACACAGCTGGAAAAGATGGGGAAGGATGTGGGTGCCACGGGGACAGATGAACCTGATATGCAGGTGTCTTCATGGATGGCAGCGACTGGTCTGCTCTCCAGTTGTTCATGGCTGTAACTCAACATCCCTGGTGGGTGCCCACCTGGTACTGGCCCCGATGTGTCCTCCCCTTTGCTGGGAAGCACAGCCAGAGACctgaaaaatttttgttttggttgtgaTTTGCCCCAGAGCCATATGATCAGTGAAAATATGAGCTTTCTCTAGGAATAGTTTTGAGCCTTTCTTATAGAGGTGATGCTCAGTGTTGGAGGGGATTTACAGAATTAGGTAAAGTCTTACCCTGATGATGGAAATATAAACTGGTCACCTTTCTAGAGGGCAGTTTGGAAGTACATACCAAAAGCCTCAAATGCCTcacaaaaattagaattaaaaaatgattctaaTCTCTGGCCCAGGAAATTGCACTTATAAGAAAGCTCCCTaaggaaaaaatcagaaatacagaCTTTTGCAACAAGGCAGGCTTTTGCAACAAGATATTCCTTTCTGTACTATTATAATAGCAAAATACTGTGAATAACTTACATGCCCAATAATAAGAAGATGGTCAAGTAAATGGTGGCAAATGCATATGATGAGATTTTATTTggacatttcaaaaatgtttataaatttttaatagcaagaaaaatatttgtaatataagCAAAAAATCAGGgtacatgtataatatatattaaaatgtgtattcaggaacttccctggtggtccagtggttaagaatccacctgccaatgcaggcgacacgggtttgatccctggtctgggaagatcccatgtgctgcggagcaactaagcccgtgcgatACAACTACCAAAGCcagtgcgctctagagcccacgcgccacaactactgagcttgttctcctagagcccgtgc
Protein-coding sequences here:
- the C16H10orf53 gene encoding LOW QUALITY PROTEIN: UPF0728 protein C10orf53 homolog (The sequence of the model RefSeq protein was modified relative to this genomic sequence to represent the inferred CDS: substituted 1 base at 1 genomic stop codon), with amino-acid sequence MIKQDNTEGPEKQLPSSVYCPVTPAGGPVTPRNALVIMPXGPYSSVGLSVEHRTYRLEGLLAVLAKDGHQAILEKIEDWNVVELVVNGEVVFHCNIKDLEFGGDGKLDPWCKEARRAVLNAY